One Tomitella gaofuii DNA segment encodes these proteins:
- a CDS encoding glycine-rich domain-containing protein, translating to MTTPGGQYPEGTHGSDLSGLRGLSESKFRGDLAGQVVGTGGGGVGFNGMFGALGSLIFNTVDNSYIEQLPIIKEQQNYITELQEAVEKQILQGQSVYYDSNNTHHISDGVTSIDFIIIGSGGGGGGAKSAASFYGGGGGGGGGEVHVSVPRSLLGNRIEIKVGAGGSGGGPGNAGYGGTASKIITEDGEELAAGGGIGGVTGNTNGAPRANGGAGMIPGGRGGIFEDQAGGNSVSNYDLHGGGGGGGGGAALSQNGKSSVGAGGGGTGGIFAGGAQGQNGKTAQGLAPTGGGGGGGGGTNSNGGSGGFPSGGGGGGGRRGSFLGTDGAGGNGGNGRVYVIERMA from the coding sequence ATGACTACTCCGGGAGGTCAGTATCCGGAAGGCACTCATGGCTCGGATCTGTCGGGCCTGCGTGGGCTGTCAGAGTCCAAGTTTCGCGGCGACCTGGCCGGCCAAGTAGTCGGCACTGGTGGCGGGGGTGTCGGCTTCAACGGCATGTTCGGCGCGTTGGGGTCGCTGATCTTCAACACCGTCGACAACTCGTACATCGAGCAGCTGCCGATCATCAAAGAGCAGCAGAACTACATCACCGAGTTGCAGGAGGCTGTGGAGAAGCAGATTCTGCAGGGCCAGTCGGTCTACTATGACTCGAACAATACGCACCACATCAGCGATGGTGTGACGTCAATCGACTTCATCATCATCGGATCCGGTGGGGGCGGCGGTGGCGCAAAGTCGGCAGCATCGTTCTACGGCGGCGGTGGTGGGGGCGGCGGCGGGGAAGTGCACGTGAGCGTGCCCCGATCACTGCTGGGAAACAGAATCGAGATCAAGGTAGGCGCTGGGGGTTCTGGCGGCGGCCCCGGAAACGCTGGGTACGGCGGCACCGCGTCGAAGATCATCACCGAAGACGGCGAGGAACTGGCCGCTGGCGGGGGGATTGGCGGCGTCACGGGCAACACGAATGGCGCGCCGCGAGCTAACGGCGGCGCAGGCATGATCCCTGGTGGCCGCGGGGGAATATTTGAGGACCAGGCAGGCGGAAACTCCGTGTCCAACTACGACCTTCACGGCGGCGGCGGCGGTGGTGGGGGCGGCGCGGCGCTGTCGCAAAACGGAAAAAGTTCGGTCGGCGCGGGCGGAGGCGGAACTGGTGGCATTTTCGCCGGCGGTGCTCAAGGGCAGAACGGGAAGACTGCGCAAGGTCTCGCCCCCACCGGTGGGGGTGGCGGCGGTGGCGGTGGAACGAATAGCAATGGCGGGTCCGGCGGATTCCCGTCTGGCGGCGGCGGCGGGGGCGGCAGGCGAGGGTCGTTCCTTGGTACGGACGGGGCCGGCGGTAACGGCGGTAACGGTCGCGTGTATGTGATCGAGAGGATGGCGTGA
- a CDS encoding glycine-rich domain-containing protein has product MTAPGHREYSINVHVFIASGIWHKPPNLATVYVILRGAGGGGGVSSTSGGGGGGAAVITERLHESQVDDTVAVTVGASSAGEDGGDSTFGDITAQGGKAGGSSGRAMGGVSPWRGGMGAEAGNNDGESVSNLPVGALSGGGGGASGSGHGGLSGPNLLVDGTTSGTADLLWPEWLQSGNGGSLHQGQGNTYPAGGGGSQQAGAAGMVTVMETLVHEIPGGP; this is encoded by the coding sequence ATGACCGCGCCCGGTCACCGCGAGTACTCGATCAACGTGCATGTGTTCATCGCGTCGGGCATCTGGCATAAGCCGCCGAACCTGGCGACGGTGTACGTGATCCTCCGGGGCGCCGGCGGCGGTGGCGGCGTTTCTTCCACGTCGGGAGGCGGAGGCGGTGGTGCTGCAGTCATCACAGAGAGGCTGCATGAGTCGCAGGTGGACGACACGGTCGCGGTCACGGTGGGCGCGTCATCGGCCGGCGAGGACGGGGGCGATTCGACGTTCGGCGACATCACCGCGCAAGGCGGCAAGGCTGGCGGCAGCAGTGGCCGGGCGATGGGGGGCGTTTCTCCGTGGCGCGGCGGCATGGGGGCCGAAGCGGGCAACAACGACGGCGAGTCGGTGTCGAACCTTCCGGTCGGAGCTCTCTCTGGCGGCGGTGGTGGTGCGAGCGGAAGCGGACACGGCGGGTTGTCCGGCCCGAACCTGCTGGTCGATGGCACCACGAGCGGAACCGCTGACCTGCTGTGGCCGGAGTGGTTGCAGTCCGGAAATGGGGGCTCGCTGCACCAGGGGCAGGGAAATACTTACCCGGCCGGGGGCGGCGGGTCACAGCAGGCCGGGGCGGCCGGGATGGTCACCGTGATGGAGACGCTCGTGCATGAGATACCAGGAGGACCATGA
- a CDS encoding phage upper tail fiber protein has product MTDITGTLQDVSGEPANGTISVRAVAPRTGDNPTEIVTEAWRDFHITAGAFAMTGLDPGPAEVRIRTWRWRQTWKIEIPDSATPVTLWPLVDAGVPAPSPNSGFVRSNEITHQTVLTQSQYAALPTPDPSTLYIITESA; this is encoded by the coding sequence ATGACTGACATCACCGGGACCCTGCAAGACGTGTCCGGCGAACCCGCCAACGGCACGATCAGCGTCCGCGCGGTCGCACCCCGCACGGGCGACAACCCGACCGAGATCGTAACCGAAGCGTGGCGCGACTTCCACATCACCGCAGGCGCATTCGCCATGACCGGATTGGACCCCGGCCCAGCAGAGGTTCGGATCCGCACGTGGCGGTGGCGGCAAACGTGGAAGATCGAAATCCCCGACAGTGCCACCCCGGTCACCCTGTGGCCGCTGGTCGACGCCGGCGTGCCCGCCCCGTCGCCGAACTCGGGGTTCGTCCGGTCGAACGAGATCACTCACCAGACGGTCCTCACGCAGTCGCAGTATGCGGCTCTGCCCACCCCGGACCCGTCGACCCTGTACATCATCACTGAGAGCGCATAG
- a CDS encoding HK97 gp10 family phage protein encodes MSARVTVFPKKAKAQARETTANKRTTIARMAAARARAAAPVLTGAYRGGVTVRTAGDRVFLEDTDDTAFYKEYGTSDTPAHAALTDAARAYGKYSGFQPR; translated from the coding sequence ATGTCGGCGCGGGTGACCGTGTTCCCGAAGAAGGCGAAGGCGCAGGCCCGGGAGACCACGGCGAACAAGCGCACCACCATCGCCCGCATGGCGGCCGCGCGGGCCCGTGCGGCGGCGCCGGTGCTCACCGGCGCCTATCGGGGCGGGGTGACGGTGCGCACGGCCGGTGATCGGGTGTTCCTTGAGGACACCGACGACACCGCGTTCTACAAGGAGTACGGCACGTCGGACACCCCGGCGCACGCGGCGCTCACGGACGCGGCCCGCGCCTACGGCAAGTATTCGGGGTTCCAGCCGCGATGA
- a CDS encoding tape measure protein — protein sequence MAGGRIDIEVDIDAGSVPGKLEKGLAPATGVAAKWAKRTGLAVAAGVGLAVGKTVADGFRSAISAENTEASLKGLYGSAEDAADMMRRIGVVSKSSPIDTSTYEDAATSLAYLGVKGQDAQDIMRNVGLAITAAGGSSEQMDRATLALTNMVNEGRVTRETLNQLSGAGVPVFTALADSIGVSTEELSKLIHDGKIELPQVLSVLQNGTGELFQQMIDGGKAAEKTFGNSFKAAKNAVTDAVGNAMIPALNSLTPVIQSIGAEAPAVIATVGTTLEDLGVKASAAFARFRESDLAHDAVQRLGGVVSSLADTARDVGPAVASIVRSLAEAAAATGVSTWQVFIALLETGAQILDVTLVPALKTLASLMESNQTLVKGLAIAFLAFRTVPGLFSRITRAVAPARTALQGFGGQMRLQQALAAGTGQSIGRVSAAMATVETRLPAVGRMTAAYRGAADGAARFGRSAGVAAAGVSALSSAGAGIRRGFTAVTGALGGPVGIGLIAVAGAAMSVASTTATLKNASDAYEKSARNVAEAQHAVAEAFIESNGAMDDAVKSTLAQRLSAELDGLKSQASQTVSLMDGVGAQIKDKLSFWTPFTRNTDNQEQLNEIKDRASAAKQAKDAFDSLNMSSEQMQDALYGSDAAFNDMYASLAKYGEGAGTAAGIAQKLRNEFIKQREVAKQLGPGAHEIAEGFKVLGDEAATADEKASALKATLAALAGEAPSLFEAESKVAQVHEDVAQAAERAIDASKGFGDELVDQSGRLKGTTENGQAYGDAILKARDSLADFVAAGGNLDEKLPALMDDFYTWGAQLGLTREQVDAVTASMGLVPDTLRIAAEVIGGGGVQAELANIATRLAALKPGEPKIIRVESLTDAAKTAIEGVGATVRRLPNGLVEVRADTPEAEAKLRTLIRVISLIPPGKTIDTSAPGAQGVIDAFEVLGIKVHQDNEKRIVVTDTSKAVMDALDALNVKTTTLEDGTVVITDNVEDVKRDINTLNGIHTTSTHTVSITEQLLNPVSNGTWSNLPMADGGVLPDQATIAPGRGRGLIQWAEGETGGEAFIPLAESKRGRSTAILADVADRFGYGLEKYAAGGMRGAVERTVAFLRGESGKPYQYAGMGNPSWDCSSYSSAGYASLKGLDPYQRWYTTESDFYALGFRRGLDPSGRGMDIGVYNGGGGMYSHMSSALQGVPFESGGNGVIYGPGATPPSDGQFPNKYHLPEGAFVPPPSPDDAAATTSTSAAPSTGEPKTPAPPAPELAGRLSDEQIEAQSLELAVAEARRRRDEAYADAASTPEDLLRADLALQRALNALEASKKADDASSKGAEAPSLGGRKAASVPELFGNAASAAVSGQMSSLLKELGVPNGGSGGLVGALISNADALDEASRKIAPAFSQQEIAKQGPVTPGSPGWIEELMKTIDLPMVLRDSGGPLPHGVAALNLSGDTEWVQTADQKRDQDAELAALRAGSGVSSRELGEMVRSLRELVENPPSQTTVNAPGGDADAIVRRIEHGQHMAMLSRPGGRIL from the coding sequence ATGGCCGGGGGCCGGATTGACATCGAAGTCGACATCGACGCGGGTAGCGTGCCGGGCAAGCTCGAGAAGGGTCTCGCCCCGGCCACCGGTGTAGCGGCGAAGTGGGCGAAGCGCACCGGCCTCGCCGTCGCCGCCGGCGTCGGCTTGGCGGTCGGCAAGACGGTCGCCGATGGGTTCCGGTCGGCGATCTCGGCGGAGAACACCGAGGCGTCGCTCAAGGGGCTGTACGGGTCCGCCGAGGACGCGGCGGACATGATGCGCCGCATCGGCGTCGTGTCGAAGTCGTCGCCGATCGACACGTCGACCTACGAGGATGCGGCGACGTCGCTCGCCTATCTGGGCGTGAAGGGCCAGGACGCGCAGGACATCATGCGCAACGTCGGCCTGGCGATCACCGCGGCCGGCGGGTCGTCGGAGCAGATGGACCGGGCGACGCTGGCGTTGACGAACATGGTCAACGAGGGTCGGGTCACCCGTGAGACGCTCAACCAGTTGTCCGGGGCCGGGGTGCCGGTGTTCACGGCGCTCGCGGACTCGATCGGAGTCAGCACCGAAGAGCTGTCCAAGCTGATCCACGACGGCAAGATCGAGCTGCCGCAGGTGCTCTCCGTGCTGCAGAACGGCACGGGTGAGCTGTTCCAGCAGATGATCGACGGCGGCAAGGCCGCGGAGAAGACGTTCGGCAATTCGTTCAAGGCCGCCAAGAACGCGGTGACCGACGCCGTCGGCAACGCGATGATCCCCGCCCTGAACTCGCTGACCCCGGTGATCCAGTCCATCGGCGCCGAAGCTCCCGCGGTGATCGCGACGGTCGGCACGACGCTCGAGGATCTCGGCGTGAAGGCGTCGGCGGCGTTCGCCCGGTTCCGGGAGTCGGACCTGGCGCACGACGCGGTGCAGCGGCTCGGCGGCGTCGTGTCGTCCCTGGCGGACACGGCCCGCGATGTGGGGCCCGCGGTCGCGTCGATCGTGCGGTCCCTCGCTGAGGCGGCGGCGGCGACGGGCGTGTCCACCTGGCAGGTGTTCATCGCCCTGCTCGAGACCGGGGCGCAGATCCTCGACGTGACGCTGGTGCCGGCGCTCAAGACGCTCGCGTCGTTGATGGAGTCGAACCAGACGCTGGTGAAAGGCCTGGCGATCGCGTTCCTCGCCTTTCGGACCGTGCCGGGCCTGTTCTCGCGGATCACCCGGGCGGTCGCCCCGGCGCGTACCGCGTTGCAGGGGTTCGGCGGTCAGATGCGCTTGCAGCAAGCGCTTGCGGCGGGGACCGGGCAGTCGATCGGCCGGGTCAGCGCGGCGATGGCCACTGTGGAGACTCGGCTGCCGGCGGTCGGCCGGATGACCGCCGCCTACCGTGGCGCTGCTGATGGGGCTGCACGGTTCGGTCGCAGCGCGGGTGTCGCCGCTGCGGGCGTATCGGCGCTGTCGTCGGCGGGGGCTGGGATCCGCCGCGGGTTCACCGCGGTCACCGGGGCGCTCGGCGGGCCTGTGGGAATCGGCTTGATCGCGGTCGCGGGGGCGGCGATGTCGGTTGCCTCGACCACGGCGACGCTCAAGAACGCCTCCGACGCCTACGAGAAGTCGGCGCGCAACGTCGCCGAAGCGCAGCATGCGGTGGCGGAGGCGTTCATCGAGTCGAACGGCGCGATGGACGACGCCGTGAAGTCGACGCTGGCGCAGCGGCTGAGCGCCGAACTGGACGGCCTCAAGTCGCAGGCATCCCAGACGGTCAGCCTGATGGATGGTGTCGGCGCGCAGATCAAGGACAAGCTCAGCTTCTGGACGCCGTTCACGCGGAACACCGACAACCAGGAGCAGCTCAACGAGATCAAGGATCGGGCTTCGGCGGCGAAGCAGGCGAAGGATGCCTTCGATTCGCTGAACATGTCGTCCGAGCAGATGCAGGACGCCTTGTACGGCTCTGACGCGGCGTTCAACGATATGTACGCGTCGCTGGCGAAGTACGGCGAGGGTGCGGGCACGGCGGCGGGGATCGCGCAGAAGCTGCGTAACGAGTTCATCAAGCAGCGTGAGGTGGCCAAGCAGCTCGGCCCCGGCGCGCACGAGATCGCGGAGGGCTTCAAGGTCCTCGGTGACGAGGCGGCGACCGCGGACGAGAAGGCGTCGGCGCTTAAGGCGACGCTCGCCGCGCTGGCGGGTGAGGCGCCGTCGCTGTTCGAGGCGGAGTCGAAGGTCGCGCAGGTCCACGAGGACGTCGCGCAGGCGGCCGAGCGGGCGATCGACGCGTCGAAGGGGTTCGGCGACGAGCTGGTCGACCAGTCCGGCCGGCTCAAGGGCACCACCGAGAACGGCCAGGCGTACGGGGACGCGATCCTCAAGGCGCGGGACAGCCTCGCCGACTTCGTCGCGGCGGGCGGCAACTTGGACGAGAAGCTGCCCGCGCTGATGGACGACTTCTACACGTGGGGCGCCCAGCTCGGATTGACGCGTGAGCAGGTCGACGCTGTCACCGCGTCGATGGGGCTGGTGCCGGACACGCTGCGCATCGCTGCAGAGGTGATCGGCGGCGGCGGGGTGCAGGCGGAGCTCGCGAACATCGCGACCCGGCTGGCGGCGCTCAAGCCGGGCGAACCGAAGATCATCAGGGTCGAGTCGCTGACCGACGCTGCCAAGACCGCCATTGAGGGTGTCGGCGCCACGGTGCGCAGGCTTCCGAACGGCCTCGTTGAGGTCCGGGCGGACACGCCGGAGGCTGAGGCGAAGCTGCGCACCCTGATCAGGGTCATCTCATTGATCCCTCCGGGGAAGACGATCGACACGTCGGCGCCGGGCGCGCAGGGCGTGATCGACGCATTCGAGGTCCTCGGCATCAAGGTGCACCAGGATAACGAGAAGCGGATCGTCGTCACCGACACGAGCAAAGCGGTGATGGATGCCCTCGACGCACTGAACGTCAAGACGACCACCCTTGAAGACGGAACGGTGGTCATCACCGACAACGTCGAGGACGTCAAGCGGGACATCAACACCCTCAACGGGATTCACACCACGTCGACGCACACGGTGTCGATCACCGAGCAGCTGCTCAACCCGGTGTCGAACGGGACGTGGTCGAACCTGCCCATGGCAGACGGCGGCGTGCTGCCGGACCAGGCGACGATCGCGCCGGGCCGCGGGCGTGGACTGATCCAGTGGGCGGAAGGTGAGACCGGCGGCGAGGCGTTCATTCCGCTCGCCGAGTCGAAGCGGGGCCGGTCGACTGCGATCCTCGCGGACGTCGCCGACCGATTCGGCTATGGCCTGGAGAAGTACGCGGCCGGCGGCATGCGCGGCGCGGTGGAGCGCACGGTGGCGTTCCTGCGTGGCGAGTCGGGCAAGCCGTACCAGTACGCCGGCATGGGAAACCCGTCGTGGGATTGCTCGTCCTACTCGTCGGCCGGTTACGCCTCACTCAAGGGCCTGGATCCGTATCAGCGGTGGTACACGACCGAGTCGGACTTCTATGCGCTCGGGTTCCGGCGGGGCCTGGACCCGTCGGGGCGGGGCATGGACATCGGCGTCTACAACGGTGGCGGCGGCATGTACTCGCACATGTCCTCGGCGTTGCAGGGTGTGCCGTTCGAGTCCGGCGGCAACGGCGTCATCTACGGGCCGGGCGCCACTCCCCCGTCGGATGGCCAGTTCCCGAACAAGTACCACCTGCCGGAGGGCGCGTTCGTGCCGCCGCCGTCGCCGGACGACGCCGCGGCCACCACCTCCACATCCGCTGCGCCGTCGACGGGTGAGCCGAAGACGCCGGCGCCGCCCGCGCCGGAGCTCGCGGGACGGCTGTCGGATGAGCAGATCGAGGCGCAGTCGCTCGAGCTCGCGGTCGCTGAGGCGCGGCGCCGCCGCGACGAGGCGTACGCGGACGCGGCGTCGACTCCGGAGGATCTGCTGCGCGCGGACCTGGCGTTGCAGCGGGCGCTCAATGCGCTTGAGGCGTCTAAGAAGGCCGACGACGCCTCGTCGAAGGGCGCGGAGGCCCCGTCGCTGGGTGGCCGGAAGGCGGCGTCGGTGCCGGAGTTGTTCGGCAATGCCGCCTCGGCCGCCGTGTCCGGGCAGATGAGCTCGCTGCTCAAGGAGCTGGGCGTGCCGAACGGCGGGTCTGGTGGCCTCGTCGGCGCGCTGATCTCGAATGCGGATGCGCTCGATGAGGCGTCGCGGAAGATCGCGCCCGCGTTCTCGCAGCAGGAGATCGCGAAGCAGGGGCCGGTGACGCCGGGGTCCCCGGGGTGGATCGAGGAGCTGATGAAGACGATCGACCTGCCGATGGTGCTGCGTGACTCGGGCGGCCCGCTGCCGCACGGGGTGGCGGCGCTGAACCTGTCCGGGGATACCGAGTGGGTGCAGACGGCTGATCAGAAGCGGGACCAGGATGCCGAGCTGGCGGCGCTGCGCGCGGGCAGTGGGGTGTCGTCGCGGGAGTTGGGTGAGATGGTGCGGTCGTTGCGTGAGCTGGTCGAGAATCCGCCGTCGCAGACGACGGTCAACGCGCCCGGCGGCGACGCGGATGCGATCGTGCGCAGGATCGAGCACGGCCAGCACATGGCGATGCTGTCGCGGCCGGGCGGGAGGATCCTGTGA
- a CDS encoding helix-turn-helix transcriptional regulator: MDDSALFRTMRETLGLTHDDAGELCGVAGRTVRRWESPDETWPPPADAMAAMQDRWAAVTDRIGEVLESLPDPEDEFGETETVRLVRWPSNEAWLRDHPGEQLWSWKMDCAAVGLTAVALDLADYPRTITWAE; the protein is encoded by the coding sequence ATGGACGATTCCGCCCTCTTCCGCACCATGCGGGAAACCCTGGGCCTCACCCACGACGACGCGGGCGAGCTATGCGGCGTCGCCGGGCGCACCGTCCGCCGCTGGGAATCCCCCGACGAGACGTGGCCGCCCCCCGCCGACGCGATGGCCGCCATGCAGGACCGGTGGGCCGCCGTCACCGACCGGATCGGCGAAGTCCTTGAATCGTTACCAGACCCGGAGGACGAGTTCGGGGAGACCGAAACCGTTCGTCTCGTCCGCTGGCCTTCCAACGAAGCCTGGCTGCGCGACCACCCCGGCGAACAGTTGTGGTCGTGGAAGATGGACTGCGCCGCCGTCGGCCTCACCGCGGTTGCCCTCGACCTCGCCGACTATCCCCGCACCATCACGTGGGCCGAGTGA
- a CDS encoding peptidoglycan DD-metalloendopeptidase family protein gives MAVKLWPMARGTFWLSSGFGPRWGVTHRGLDLATNGGVFGTPIYAAADGLVVRSGPASGFGHWIVVDHQTTLGVDTVYGHMYAKDLLVREGAWVRAGQHIANVGSDGESSGPHLHFEVWGPPGRFGGSFIDPEVWLEDAAYPGEQEEVSGMGPAVLSAAMGGSLSTSRYAELLPGFVAAMRAAEINTVDRAAMWCAQIGHESAGLRYMEEIASGAAYEYRTDLGNTFAGDGVRFKGSGPIQLTGRHNFTLFSRWCAARGYTSDPGVVVNNPDMVRDDPRFGFLAASWYWTVARPQINAMADRRDLEGVTRAINGGLNGLADRRARYQRCLVMGESLLPQDEEEISMSAKDDIIGFIKGYVGPVISDVKDVREQLTGGRDWGEFPGWPQLGQNDDGANMTVVDSLADTRRRVIALEEKFAAAAEAAGSLPGVPDEDAPA, from the coding sequence ATGGCGGTCAAGCTGTGGCCGATGGCGCGCGGCACGTTCTGGCTCTCGTCGGGGTTCGGCCCGCGGTGGGGTGTGACGCACCGCGGGCTCGACCTGGCGACGAACGGCGGCGTGTTCGGCACGCCGATCTACGCGGCCGCCGACGGCCTGGTGGTCCGGTCGGGGCCGGCGTCGGGGTTCGGGCATTGGATCGTCGTCGACCACCAAACCACGCTCGGCGTCGACACGGTGTACGGGCACATGTACGCGAAGGATCTGCTCGTCCGGGAGGGTGCGTGGGTGCGCGCGGGGCAGCACATCGCGAACGTCGGCTCGGATGGCGAGTCGTCGGGGCCGCACTTGCACTTCGAGGTGTGGGGTCCGCCGGGCCGGTTCGGCGGATCGTTCATCGACCCGGAGGTGTGGCTCGAGGACGCCGCGTATCCGGGCGAGCAGGAGGAGGTGTCGGGGATGGGCCCAGCGGTGCTCTCGGCGGCGATGGGAGGCAGCCTGTCGACATCCCGGTACGCCGAGCTGCTGCCGGGGTTCGTCGCGGCGATGCGCGCGGCCGAGATCAACACGGTGGACCGGGCGGCGATGTGGTGCGCGCAGATCGGGCACGAGTCGGCTGGGCTGCGGTACATGGAGGAGATCGCGTCCGGCGCGGCGTACGAGTACCGCACGGACCTCGGAAACACGTTCGCCGGGGATGGTGTGCGGTTCAAGGGGTCTGGGCCGATCCAGTTGACCGGCCGGCACAACTTCACCTTGTTCTCTCGGTGGTGCGCGGCCCGCGGCTACACGTCAGATCCGGGCGTGGTCGTGAACAACCCGGACATGGTGCGCGACGACCCGCGGTTCGGGTTCCTCGCCGCCTCCTGGTACTGGACGGTGGCCCGGCCGCAGATCAATGCGATGGCCGACCGGCGTGACCTCGAAGGGGTAACGCGCGCGATCAACGGAGGCTTGAACGGGCTGGCCGACCGGCGGGCCCGATACCAGCGGTGCCTCGTGATGGGCGAGTCTCTGCTACCGCAGGACGAGGAGGAGATCAGTATGTCCGCGAAGGACGACATCATCGGCTTCATCAAGGGGTACGTGGGCCCGGTGATCAGCGACGTCAAGGACGTTCGCGAGCAGCTCACAGGCGGGCGCGACTGGGGCGAGTTCCCGGGGTGGCCGCAGCTCGGGCAGAACGACGACGGCGCGAACATGACCGTCGTCGACTCGCTGGCCGATACCCGACGGCGGGTGATCGCCCTCGAGGAGAAGTTCGCTGCCGCGGCCGAGGCCGCAGGCTCACTTCCCGGAGTGCCTGACGAGGACGCCCCGGCGTAG
- a CDS encoding phage gene 29 protein family protein yields the protein MAVEDERIPTRDTCDLSDPEEMFLWCFVGMAHVVGAMLAFPLKWWRKVSAHLVKCGAMLKCPQCGYEKPPEVRFQLPVGDAMLGAAGRWLPADEPDAPADPLGAELAKVAPDVLRETVRRVQAEHPEWFDEEGQ from the coding sequence GTGGCCGTCGAGGACGAACGGATCCCCACCCGGGACACGTGTGATCTGTCGGACCCGGAGGAGATGTTCCTGTGGTGCTTCGTCGGCATGGCGCACGTGGTCGGCGCGATGCTCGCGTTCCCGCTCAAGTGGTGGCGGAAGGTGTCGGCCCACTTGGTGAAGTGCGGGGCGATGCTCAAGTGTCCGCAGTGCGGGTACGAAAAGCCGCCGGAGGTGCGGTTCCAGCTGCCGGTCGGTGACGCGATGCTCGGCGCGGCGGGCCGGTGGCTGCCGGCCGACGAGCCGGACGCCCCGGCCGATCCGCTCGGCGCCGAGCTGGCGAAGGTGGCGCCGGACGTGCTGCGCGAGACGGTGCGCCGGGTGCAGGCCGAGCATCCCGAATGGTTCGACGAGGAGGGCCAGTGA
- a CDS encoding DUF3558 family protein, producing MRTPVIALVIACIALTASCTSTSPATAPATASPPDTTPTGMLADPCTDEMVTWFASRGLTPSRAATPSRDRRTSNCTFGNDLYSVSVMSQLASPDGSTKRWVQRVLEASGEVLPLEVAGRPAEMSIRDHDGIRQDCNVLVTVSFGFLHVTSSPRGDADVSPARDCDQTRTLAAALVTRLMDH from the coding sequence ATGAGGACCCCTGTCATCGCGCTGGTGATCGCCTGCATCGCGCTGACCGCCTCGTGCACGAGCACTTCCCCCGCGACCGCACCGGCGACCGCATCACCGCCGGATACCACGCCTACAGGAATGCTGGCCGATCCCTGCACCGACGAGATGGTCACGTGGTTCGCATCGCGCGGCCTCACCCCCTCGCGAGCCGCAACCCCGTCGCGAGATCGGCGCACGAGCAACTGCACCTTCGGCAACGACCTCTACAGCGTGTCGGTCATGTCCCAGCTCGCCTCCCCCGACGGTTCGACCAAACGATGGGTGCAGCGGGTGCTGGAGGCGTCCGGCGAAGTCCTCCCGCTCGAGGTGGCTGGACGCCCGGCGGAGATGTCCATCCGCGACCATGACGGAATCAGGCAGGACTGCAACGTCTTGGTCACAGTAAGTTTCGGGTTTCTGCATGTCACAAGCAGCCCCCGCGGTGACGCCGACGTGAGCCCCGCCCGCGATTGCGACCAGACCCGCACTCTGGCGGCCGCTCTGGTCACGCGACTCATGGATCACTGA
- a CDS encoding tyrosine-type recombinase/integrase, with the protein MDMLTIVPAWEEAISAWETELRSIGRPRSTRYQRCYHLRRLGHDHRDTTPWQITREHLVYWFAAHDWAPETRRSYRASVRGFYEWAIATGRTAVDPAASLPAIRLPRVRPRPAPNDVVDAGMRAVDHRTRLMIYILALTGLRRAEVAAIHARDLERSIDGWQLRVVGKGGHERVVPVDRDLAAMIRERGDGWIFPGQIDGHLSPAHLGKLVSRALPDGWTAHNLRHRFATVTYRESRDIRAVQELLGHASIRTTQIYTDVPQGVLRTVASAARSGLRAA; encoded by the coding sequence ATGGACATGCTCACTATCGTGCCCGCGTGGGAGGAGGCGATCAGTGCGTGGGAGACCGAACTGCGCTCGATCGGCCGGCCCCGCTCCACCCGCTACCAACGCTGCTACCACCTGCGCCGCCTCGGCCACGACCACCGCGACACCACCCCCTGGCAGATCACCCGCGAGCACCTCGTGTACTGGTTCGCCGCCCACGACTGGGCCCCCGAAACGCGCCGCTCCTACCGCGCCTCGGTGCGCGGCTTCTACGAATGGGCCATCGCCACCGGCCGGACCGCCGTCGACCCCGCCGCCAGCCTGCCCGCGATACGCCTGCCCCGCGTGCGACCCCGGCCCGCACCCAACGACGTCGTCGACGCCGGCATGCGCGCGGTCGACCACCGCACCCGGCTGATGATCTACATCCTCGCCCTGACCGGGCTGCGCCGCGCCGAAGTCGCCGCCATACACGCGCGCGACCTCGAGCGATCTATCGACGGGTGGCAACTGCGCGTGGTCGGCAAGGGCGGACACGAACGCGTCGTCCCCGTCGACCGCGACCTCGCCGCCATGATCCGCGAACGCGGCGACGGCTGGATCTTCCCCGGCCAGATCGACGGCCACCTATCGCCGGCCCACCTGGGCAAGCTCGTCTCCCGCGCACTGCCCGACGGGTGGACCGCCCACAACCTGCGGCACCGGTTCGCCACCGTCACCTACCGCGAATCCCGCGACATCCGCGCCGTCCAAGAACTCCTCGGCCACGCGTCGATCCGCACCACCCAGATCTACACCGACGTCCCCCAAGGCGTCCTACGCACCGTCGCCTCCGCCGCCCGTTCCGGGCTTCGCGCCGCGTGA